In Populus alba chromosome 1, ASM523922v2, whole genome shotgun sequence, a single window of DNA contains:
- the LOC118055310 gene encoding GEM-like protein 5 produces MNGTNQESQPFYPSISSPLSKEASPFHGTMSDSLPSTSRHSSFSPPPYDESSEKWGTRVMGNPAVPSCHPDNKKAALWGATGDEAQNFHHPYLQYSPVEKSSSSSKESILQVFNSWGTKAETIAQNIWHNRMTSSSVPGAAWGKVNLTAKALTGGGFEALYKQTFTSTNPNEKLKKTFACYLSTTTGPVAGTFYLSDAHAAFCSDRPLSFTAPSGQGAWSYYKVMIPLSKIGAINPVVMRENQSERYIQIVTIDGHDFWFMGFVNYEKASRHLTESISSSVGSIAAEPMVV; encoded by the exons ATGAACGGCACCAACCAAGAATCACAGCCATTTTACCCTTCTATCTCCTCGCCACTGTCAAAGGAAGCAAGCCCTTTTCATGGAACAATGTCCGACTCATTGCCTAGCACTTCCCGTCACTCATCGTTCTCACCACCACCATACGATGAGAGCTCGGAGAAATGGGGGACTCGTGTCATGGGAAATCCTGCTGTTCCTTCGTGCCATCCAGATAATAAAAAGGCAGCCTTATGGGGTGCAACTGGTGATGAAGCCCAGAACTTCCATCATCCATACCTCCAGTACAGCCCCGTTGAAAAATCATCAAGTAGCAGTAAGGAATCCATTCTCCAGGTGTTTAATTCTTGGGGCACCAAGGCTGAGACCATCGCTCAAAATATCTGGCACAACCGTAT GACTAGTTCATCTGTTCCCGGAGCCGCATGGGGCAAGGTGAACCTGACAGCTAAAGCATTAACAGGAGGTGGGTTTGAGGCTCTATACAAGCAGACATTCACAAGTACAAATCCAAATGAAAAGCTGAAGAAGACATTTGCCTGCTATCTCTCCACAACGACAGGTCCAGTTGCCGGAACCTTTTATCTATCCGATGCTCATGCAGCTTTCTGTAGCGACCGTCCCTTGTCTTTCACAGCACCCTCAGGCCAGGGAGCTTGGAGTTATTACAAG GTAATGATACCTTTGAGCAAGATTGGCGCCATCAATCCTGTAGTCATGAGGGAGAATCAATCCGAGAGATACATCCAGATCGTTACAATTGATGGGCATGATTTCTGGTTCATGGGCTTCGTTAATTATGAGAAAGCATCTCGGCATCTAACAGAAAGTATCTCAAGTTCGGTAGGAAGCATAGCAGCAGAGCCGATGGTTGTATAA